A genomic region of Arvicola amphibius chromosome 7, mArvAmp1.2, whole genome shotgun sequence contains the following coding sequences:
- the LOC119818858 gene encoding tetratricopeptide repeat protein 30B: MAGLSSSQIPDGEFTTVVYRLIRDFRYSEAVQLLAAELQRSPRSRAGLSLLAYCYYRLQEFELAAECYEQLSQMHPELEQYRLYQAQALYKACLYPEATRVAFLLDNPTYQTRVLRLQAAIKYSEGDLPGARSLVEQLLSGEAGEDSGGENDYDGQINLGCLLYKEGHYEAACSKFSAALQASGYQPDLSYNLALAYYSSRQYAPALKHIADIIERGIRQHPELGVGMTTEGIDVRSVGNTVVLHQTALVEAFNLKAAIEYQLRNYEAAQEALTDMPPRAEEELDPVTLHNQALMNMDARPTEGFEKLQFLLQQNPFPPETFGNLLLLYCKYEYFDLAADVLAENAHLTYKFLTPYLYDFLDAMITCQTAPEEAFIKLDGLAGMLTEQLRRLTIQVQDARHNRDDESAKKAVNEYDETLEKYIPVLMAQAKIYWNLENYPMVEKIFRKSVEFCNDHDVWKLNVAHVLFMQENKYKEAIGFYEPIVKKNYDNILSVSAIVLANLCVSYIMTSQNEEAEELMRKIEKEEEQLSYGDPDKKIYHLCIVNLVIGTLYCAKGNYDFGISRVIKSLEPYHKKLGTDTWYYAKRCFLSLLENMSKHTIMLRDTVVQECVQFLEHCELYGRNIPAVIEQPLEEERMHSGKNTVTYESRKLRALIYEIIGWNV, translated from the coding sequence ATGGCGGGGCTGAGCAGCTCGCAGATCCCCGACGGTGAGTTCACGACCGTGGTCTACCGGCTCATCCGCGACTTCCGCTACTCAGAGGCGGTGCAGCTGCTGGCCGCCGAGCTGCAGAGGAGCCCCCGCAGCCGCGCCGGGCTGTCGCTGCTGGCCTACTGCTACTACCGCCTGCAGGAGTTCGAGCTCGCTGCAGAGTGCTATGAGCAGCTGAGCCAGATGCACCCGGAACTCGAGCAGTACCGCCTCTACCAGGCCCAGGCGCTGTACAAGGCCTGCCTGTATCCCGAGGCCACGCGGGTCGCCTTCCTCCTGGACAACCCCACCTATCAGACTCGCGTCCTTCGTCTCCAGGCTGCTATCAAGTACAGCGAGGGCGACCTGCCAGGAGCCAGGAGCCTGGTGGAGCAGCTGCTGAGTGGGGAGGCTGGAGAAGACAGTGGAGGGGAGAATGATTATGATGGCCAGATCAACCTGGGCTGTCTGCTCTACAAGGAGGGACACTATGAAGCTGCCTGCTCCAAGTTCTCAGCGGCCCTGCAGGCCTCTGGCTACCAGCCTGACCTTTCCTACAACCTGGCTTTGGCATATTACAGCAGTCGTCAGTATGCCCCTGCTCTAAAGCACATCGCTGACATCATTGAGAGAGGCATCCGTCAGCACCCAGAGCTAGGTGTGGGCATGACCACCGAAGGCATAGATGTCCGAAGTGTTGGCAACACCGTAGTCCTTCACCAGACGGCACTGGTCGAAGCCTTCAACCTCAAGGCAGCCATAGAGTACCAGCTGAGAAACTACGAGGCCGCCCAGGAAGCCCTCACTGACATGCCGCCCAGGGCAGAGGAAGAGTTGGACCCTGTGACCCTGCACAACCAGGCTCTGATGAACATGGATGCCAGACCTACGGAGGGGTTTGAGAAGCTCCAGTTCCTGCTCCAGCAGAACCCCTTTCCCCCAGAGACCTTCGGCAACCTGCTGCTGCTCTACTGTAAATATGAGTACTTTGACCTGGCAGCTGATGTCCTGGCAGAGAATGCCCATTTGACGTACAAGTTCCTCACGCCCTATCTCTATGACTTCTTGGATGCCATGATCACTTGCCAGACGGCTCCTGAAGAGGCTTTCATAAAGCTGGATGGGCTAGCTGGCATGCTGACTGAGCAGCTCAGGAGACTCACCATACAAGTGCAGGATGCAAGACACAACAGAGATGATGAATCTGCTAAAAAGGCGGTGAATGAATACGATGAAACTCTCGAGAAGTATATCCCTGTCCTGATGGCCCAGGCAAAAATCTACTGGAATCTTGAAAACTATCCCATGGTGGAGAAAATCTTCCGCAAATCTGTGGAATTCTGCAACGACCATGATGTGTGGAAGCTGAATGTGGCCCACGTTCTCTTCATGCAGGAAAACAAGTACAAAGAGGCCATCGGCTTCTATGAGCCCATCGTCAAGAAGAACTACGACAACATTCTGAGCGTCAGCGCCATTGTCCTAGCCAACCTCTGCGTCTCCTACATCATGACAAGTCAGAATGAGGAAGCCGAGGAGCTGATGAGGAAgattgagaaggaggaagagcaacTCTCATATGGTGACCCAGACAAGAAAATCTACCACCTCTGCATTGTGAACTTGGTGATAGGAACCCTCTATTGTGCCAAAGGAAACTATGACTTTGGTATCTCCAGGGTTATCAAAAGCCTGGAGCCTTACCATAAAAAGCTAGGAACTGACACGTGGTATTATGCCAAAAGATGCTTCCTGTCCTTGCTAGAAAACATGTCAAAACATACGATCATGCTGAGGGACACTGTTGTTCAAGAATGTGTCCAGTTTCTAGAGCACTGTGAACTGTATGGCAGAAACATCCCTGCTGTTATAGAACAGCCtttggaggaagagagaatgcaCAGTGGAAAGAATACAGTCACGTATGAGTCGAGAAAATTAAGGGCTCTGATTTATGAGATCATTGGATGGAATGTGTAA